One window of the Anaeromyxobacter dehalogenans 2CP-C genome contains the following:
- a CDS encoding Sec-independent protein translocase subunit TatA/TatB, with amino-acid sequence MFGLSFGEIVIIAVLALILLGPDRLPEAAKTIGKGLRQFKQATDDLKDQIETEIYKDDRKVARPSLVPPVPNRPVPGPAGPPPAATAENVPGLEAALVDAEPAASAVEPAAAAAQPAAVATAPAPSPSPEPSGEGAPPPGTGGTAA; translated from the coding sequence ATGTTCGGTCTGTCCTTCGGCGAGATCGTGATCATCGCCGTCCTCGCCCTCATCCTGCTCGGGCCGGATCGCCTCCCGGAGGCGGCGAAGACCATCGGCAAGGGCCTGCGCCAGTTCAAGCAGGCCACGGACGATCTGAAGGACCAGATCGAGACCGAGATCTACAAGGACGACCGGAAGGTTGCGCGCCCCTCGCTGGTGCCGCCCGTCCCGAACCGCCCGGTCCCCGGTCCGGCCGGCCCGCCCCCCGCCGCCACCGCCGAGAACGTCCCCGGGCTGGAGGCGGCGCTGGTGGACGCCGAGCCGGCCGCGTCCGCGGTCGAGCCCGCCGCTGCCGCCGCCCAGCCCGCCGCGGTCGCCACCGCGCCGGCCCCGTCCCCGTCGCCCGAGCCGTCCGGCGAGGGCGCCCCGCCGCCCGGCACCGGCGGCACCGCCGCGTAG
- the tatC gene encoding twin-arginine translocase subunit TatC: protein MSETVPQLPPPPPPSPSPEPEGEVKLSFLDHLRDLRVRMVRAMLGIAIGMGLVGGFVPQIVDHLMKPVRDALPAGRQQLVYTSAIEPMMVYIKVAMYGGVFVAAPWVLWQLWLFIAPGLYKREKKVVFPFLFWGTLLFYLGAVFCFELVMPQAFPAMLAFAESDTLSPMLSLSEQLSLVLAMLLGFGVVFEVPVVIAFLSMIGLVQWRTLAKYRRIAIIVNVIAAAIITPTGDPLNLALMAVPMIVFYEVGIVLARILGKKPAPDAAPAA from the coding sequence ATGAGCGAAACCGTCCCGCAGCTGCCGCCGCCGCCGCCGCCGTCGCCGTCCCCCGAGCCCGAGGGCGAGGTGAAGCTCTCGTTCCTCGACCACCTGCGCGACCTGCGCGTCCGCATGGTGCGCGCGATGCTCGGCATCGCGATCGGGATGGGCCTCGTCGGCGGGTTCGTGCCCCAGATCGTGGATCACCTGATGAAGCCGGTGCGCGACGCGCTCCCGGCCGGCCGCCAGCAGCTCGTGTACACGAGCGCGATCGAGCCGATGATGGTCTACATCAAGGTGGCCATGTACGGCGGCGTCTTCGTCGCGGCCCCCTGGGTGCTGTGGCAGCTGTGGCTGTTCATCGCGCCCGGCCTCTACAAGCGCGAGAAGAAGGTCGTCTTCCCGTTCCTGTTCTGGGGGACGCTGCTCTTCTACCTGGGCGCGGTGTTCTGCTTCGAGCTCGTGATGCCGCAGGCGTTCCCGGCCATGCTGGCGTTCGCCGAGAGCGACACGCTCTCGCCGATGCTCTCCCTCTCGGAGCAGCTCTCGCTCGTGCTCGCCATGCTGCTCGGCTTCGGGGTGGTGTTCGAGGTCCCGGTGGTCATCGCGTTCCTGTCGATGATCGGCCTGGTGCAGTGGCGCACGCTCGCGAAGTACCGGCGCATCGCCATCATCGTGAACGTGATCGCGGCCGCGATCATCACGCCCACCGGCGACCCGCTCAACCTCGCCCTGATGGCCGTGCCGATGATCGTCTTCTACGAGGTGGGCATCGTGCTGGCCCGGATCCTCGGCAAGAAGCCCGCGCCCGACGCCGCCCCCGCGGCCTAG
- a CDS encoding acetyl-CoA C-acetyltransferase: MNRAGQQDVVFLAAKRTPFGTFGGALKDLSATDLAVHAAKAAMAQAGAPPADYGHVVVGNVAQTSPDAIYLARHVGLRAGLPEGVPALTVNRLCGSGFEAVIEAARLVHTGEAELVLAGGTESMSQAPLVLRGTRFGHAFGKTPQLEDMLWSALTDTYAGMPMALTAEKLAETHRIGQDAVDELAVASQRRWAAADEAGRFREELAPVELPSRKGTVRFEKDEHPRPGTTLEGLRKLPKVFKADGVIHAGAASGIADGAGMLVVASRAYAERRGLRPLGRLVNWGHAGVDPTVMGIGPVPAVRNALARAGATLSDLDLFEVNEAFAPQYLAVEQELGLPRDRTNVDGGAIALGHPLAASGARITMHLLYELRRRGARAGIGSACIGGGQGVAVILEPL; this comes from the coding sequence ATGAACCGGGCCGGCCAGCAGGACGTGGTGTTCCTCGCCGCGAAGCGGACGCCCTTCGGGACGTTCGGCGGCGCCCTGAAGGACCTCAGCGCGACCGACCTCGCGGTCCACGCCGCGAAGGCGGCGATGGCGCAGGCCGGGGCGCCGCCCGCGGACTACGGCCACGTGGTGGTCGGGAACGTGGCCCAGACCTCGCCGGACGCCATCTACCTGGCGCGCCACGTGGGGCTCCGCGCCGGCCTGCCCGAGGGCGTCCCCGCGCTCACCGTGAACCGGCTGTGCGGCTCCGGCTTCGAGGCGGTCATCGAGGCGGCGCGGCTCGTCCACACCGGCGAGGCGGAGCTGGTGCTGGCCGGCGGCACCGAGTCGATGAGCCAGGCGCCGCTCGTGCTGCGCGGCACGCGCTTCGGCCACGCGTTCGGCAAGACCCCGCAGCTCGAGGACATGCTCTGGTCGGCGCTCACCGACACCTACGCCGGCATGCCCATGGCGCTCACCGCCGAGAAGCTGGCCGAGACGCACCGGATCGGGCAGGACGCGGTGGACGAGCTCGCGGTGGCCTCGCAGCGGCGCTGGGCCGCCGCGGACGAGGCCGGGCGCTTCCGCGAGGAGCTGGCGCCGGTGGAGCTCCCGTCGCGCAAGGGGACGGTCCGGTTCGAGAAGGACGAGCACCCGCGCCCCGGCACCACGCTGGAGGGGCTGCGGAAGCTCCCGAAGGTGTTCAAGGCCGACGGCGTCATCCACGCCGGCGCGGCGAGCGGGATCGCCGACGGCGCGGGGATGCTGGTGGTGGCCTCGCGCGCCTACGCGGAGCGCCGCGGGCTCCGGCCGCTGGGACGGCTGGTGAACTGGGGCCACGCCGGCGTGGACCCCACCGTGATGGGCATCGGCCCGGTGCCGGCGGTCCGGAACGCGCTCGCGCGCGCCGGCGCCACGCTCTCCGACCTCGACCTGTTCGAGGTCAACGAGGCGTTCGCGCCGCAGTACCTGGCGGTGGAGCAGGAGCTGGGGCTGCCGCGCGACCGGACCAACGTGGACGGCGGCGCCATCGCGCTCGGCCACCCGCTCGCCGCGAGCGGGGCCCGGATCACCATGCACCTGCTCTACGAGCTGCGGCGCCGCGGCGCCCGGGCCGGCATCGGCTCGGCCTGCATCGGCGGCGGCCAGGGGGTGGCGGTCATCCTGGAGCCGCTCTAG
- a CDS encoding rhomboid family intramembrane serine protease, with translation MRSRRSPDLGSAFTFGGRIPSGLGLLLVLILVATVGSWVTRDDAWAALVPGLVLRGQVWRLVSWAFVQSDPLTLLFGGFMLYSIGQQLAFTWSERRLVGTFLGLAAGATAVTVIAALLWFPADRPHLGLWPVVNALLLMWAMLYPDRQVSIWGVLPLTGKTLALLVVFGTVLYGLAGGGLPGLGAFVPHFAALALGFALSRGGRMPTRRWKLQAREWWAEREFRRRSKHLKVIGKDGKGEPPRWMN, from the coding sequence GTGCGCAGCAGACGGAGCCCCGACCTCGGCAGCGCGTTCACCTTCGGCGGCCGCATCCCCTCCGGGCTGGGGCTGCTGCTCGTCCTCATCCTGGTCGCGACCGTCGGCTCCTGGGTGACGCGCGACGACGCCTGGGCCGCGCTGGTGCCGGGCCTGGTGCTGCGCGGGCAGGTGTGGCGGCTCGTCTCCTGGGCCTTCGTGCAGAGCGACCCGCTCACGCTGCTGTTCGGCGGGTTCATGCTCTACTCCATCGGCCAGCAGCTCGCGTTCACCTGGAGCGAGCGGCGCCTGGTCGGCACCTTCCTCGGCCTCGCCGCCGGGGCGACCGCGGTCACGGTGATCGCGGCGCTGCTCTGGTTCCCAGCCGACCGGCCGCACCTCGGCCTGTGGCCGGTGGTGAACGCGCTCCTGCTCATGTGGGCGATGCTCTACCCGGATCGCCAGGTGAGCATCTGGGGCGTGCTCCCGCTCACCGGGAAGACGCTGGCGCTGCTGGTCGTGTTCGGGACGGTGCTGTACGGCCTGGCCGGCGGCGGGCTCCCGGGGCTGGGCGCGTTCGTGCCGCACTTCGCGGCGCTCGCGCTGGGCTTCGCGCTGTCGCGCGGCGGCCGCATGCCGACGCGGCGCTGGAAGCTGCAGGCGCGCGAGTGGTGGGCGGAGCGCGAGTTCCGCCGGCGGTCCAAGCACCTCAAGGTGATCGGCAAGGACGGCAAGGGCGAGCCGCCCCGCTGGATGAACTGA
- a CDS encoding DUF6982 domain-containing protein, whose amino-acid sequence MPDPRSALKEFRQLDRKRLSEGLTAEEERRHAELRDLVEPELQAGPGSGFDVGAAAERLRASLEPAGLRRAPAEAPPEPPAAEAGPEPLFEDVAPDAGLADAFEGQPFEALEVDAPEAPAWDAAEQPAAPAAAEGWDPNAQPYDPNAAQAWDPNAQPYDPNAPQAWDPNAQPYDPNAAQAWDPNAQPYDPNAAQAWDPNAQPYDPNAPQAWDPNAQPYDPNAPQAWDPNAQPYDPNAAQAWDPNAQPYDPNAPQAWDPNAQPYDPSAAQAWDPNAQPYDPSAAQAWDPNAQPYDPNAPQAWDPNAPAYDADAAQPAWNPDATATFGAPEPPPPVESPRSDAAPADEAWTTPADEPETVDLATEAMIEELEPLSADAMALEGDPSAELPAPLAGGDAAALPPDGWEVTAPPPPAPEGAVLGEYDEAGAAPVALSPEGLGAEPAPEPLPPGAPPELGEYDDTSGFAAPPEEGALELATAGAEPAAEAGWAEEVALDQGFELESGGSFDAAAEATVPEWAREAELPPWDAPPADAGDAGGLDLAGELPVEPAPEPLAVPEEMGAAGEDGEPLALEPTLDLGAPVDPTLELAELAEPAAGAGIAAGEDPFALREPDPEPAGGRDLSALDFAAGELGEDADAWAAAEAPTEAPAPFTLGDVGPQAEPLAGPEPEAELPAWDAGAAPALELEPSRWGAGMADVERDVADAPIEAADPSALLAEAAEALPPLELDGPAAPAPDAVAEAAPDAAASLAGALLDAGAEPPPAIDDLLGAEVSSQDASVEPAELADLADLAELAAVPPPDADDLPTLDGEDILEEIPADELVPLPPDEVAGDVEPGAPPLAEAAVAAPVPEPAPGPEDAGVPAPAPAAAASIPAPDLEPLPVEEVSFTPPPVVEAAPPPPGGWEVPGAHRVVIHTLEGLVRRGVIEDAALDAPALDLVAQGPLPERIPTDKVKAIFFMLAPGEAAPAAEGKRVRVTFRDGRQVAGFSPDYREDGPGFFMVPADTRTSTARIWIYRSAVRQVAVS is encoded by the coding sequence ATGCCCGATCCGCGCAGCGCACTGAAGGAGTTCCGCCAGCTCGACCGGAAGCGCCTCTCCGAGGGGCTGACCGCCGAGGAGGAGCGGCGGCACGCCGAGCTGCGCGACCTGGTCGAGCCCGAGCTGCAGGCCGGGCCGGGTTCGGGCTTCGACGTCGGCGCCGCGGCCGAGCGGCTTCGGGCGTCGCTCGAGCCGGCCGGGCTCCGCCGCGCGCCCGCCGAGGCGCCGCCGGAGCCGCCCGCCGCCGAGGCCGGGCCGGAGCCGCTCTTCGAGGACGTCGCCCCCGACGCCGGGCTGGCGGACGCGTTCGAGGGCCAGCCGTTCGAGGCGCTGGAGGTGGACGCGCCGGAGGCGCCGGCGTGGGATGCCGCCGAGCAGCCCGCCGCGCCTGCGGCGGCGGAGGGCTGGGATCCGAACGCCCAGCCGTACGATCCCAACGCCGCGCAGGCCTGGGATCCCAACGCGCAGCCGTACGACCCGAACGCCCCGCAGGCCTGGGATCCGAACGCGCAGCCATACGATCCCAACGCCGCGCAGGCCTGGGATCCGAACGCGCAGCCGTACGATCCGAACGCCGCGCAGGCCTGGGATCCGAACGCGCAGCCGTACGACCCCAACGCCCCGCAGGCCTGGGATCCGAACGCGCAGCCGTACGACCCCAACGCCCCGCAGGCCTGGGATCCGAACGCGCAGCCGTACGACCCCAACGCCGCGCAGGCCTGGGATCCCAACGCGCAGCCGTACGACCCGAACGCCCCGCAGGCCTGGGATCCGAACGCGCAGCCGTACGACCCCAGCGCCGCGCAGGCCTGGGACCCCAACGCGCAGCCCTACGACCCCAGCGCCGCGCAGGCCTGGGATCCGAACGCGCAGCCGTACGACCCCAACGCCCCGCAGGCCTGGGATCCGAACGCGCCGGCCTACGACGCGGACGCCGCGCAGCCGGCGTGGAACCCGGACGCCACCGCCACGTTCGGCGCCCCCGAGCCGCCGCCGCCCGTCGAGTCGCCGCGGTCGGACGCCGCTCCCGCGGACGAGGCGTGGACCACGCCGGCCGACGAGCCGGAGACCGTGGACCTCGCCACCGAGGCGATGATCGAGGAGCTGGAGCCGCTCTCGGCGGACGCGATGGCGCTCGAGGGGGATCCCTCCGCCGAGCTCCCCGCGCCGCTCGCCGGCGGCGACGCCGCCGCGCTGCCGCCCGACGGCTGGGAGGTGACCGCGCCGCCGCCGCCCGCGCCCGAGGGTGCCGTCCTGGGCGAGTACGACGAGGCCGGCGCCGCCCCGGTGGCGCTCTCGCCGGAGGGCCTCGGCGCCGAGCCGGCGCCGGAGCCGCTCCCGCCCGGCGCCCCGCCGGAGCTCGGCGAGTACGACGACACGAGCGGCTTCGCCGCGCCGCCGGAGGAGGGCGCGCTCGAGCTCGCGACCGCCGGCGCGGAGCCGGCGGCAGAGGCCGGCTGGGCGGAGGAGGTGGCGCTCGACCAGGGGTTCGAGCTCGAGTCGGGCGGCTCGTTCGACGCCGCCGCCGAGGCCACCGTGCCCGAGTGGGCGAGGGAGGCCGAGTTGCCGCCCTGGGACGCGCCGCCCGCGGACGCGGGCGATGCCGGGGGCCTGGACCTCGCCGGCGAGCTGCCGGTGGAGCCCGCGCCCGAGCCGCTCGCGGTCCCCGAGGAGATGGGCGCGGCGGGCGAGGACGGCGAGCCGCTCGCGCTCGAGCCGACGCTCGACCTCGGCGCGCCGGTCGATCCCACGCTCGAGCTGGCCGAGCTGGCGGAGCCGGCGGCCGGCGCCGGGATCGCGGCCGGCGAGGATCCCTTCGCGCTCCGCGAGCCGGACCCGGAGCCGGCCGGCGGCCGCGACCTCTCCGCGCTCGACTTCGCCGCGGGCGAGCTGGGCGAGGACGCCGACGCGTGGGCCGCGGCGGAGGCGCCGACGGAGGCGCCCGCGCCATTCACGCTGGGTGACGTCGGCCCGCAGGCGGAGCCGCTCGCCGGGCCCGAGCCGGAGGCGGAGCTCCCGGCGTGGGACGCCGGCGCGGCGCCCGCGCTCGAGCTGGAGCCGTCCCGGTGGGGCGCGGGCATGGCCGACGTCGAGCGCGACGTCGCCGACGCGCCGATCGAGGCCGCCGACCCCTCGGCGCTCCTGGCCGAGGCCGCGGAGGCGCTGCCGCCGCTCGAGCTGGACGGGCCGGCCGCGCCGGCGCCCGACGCCGTGGCGGAGGCCGCGCCCGACGCCGCGGCGTCGCTCGCCGGCGCGCTGCTCGATGCCGGCGCCGAGCCGCCGCCCGCCATCGACGACCTGCTCGGCGCAGAGGTGTCCTCCCAGGACGCCAGCGTCGAGCCTGCCGAGCTCGCCGACCTCGCCGACCTCGCCGAGCTGGCCGCGGTGCCGCCGCCGGACGCGGACGACCTGCCCACGCTCGACGGCGAGGACATCCTCGAGGAGATCCCGGCGGACGAGCTGGTGCCGCTGCCGCCCGACGAGGTCGCCGGCGACGTCGAGCCCGGCGCGCCGCCGCTCGCGGAGGCGGCGGTCGCGGCGCCGGTGCCCGAGCCGGCCCCCGGGCCGGAGGACGCCGGCGTGCCGGCGCCGGCGCCTGCCGCGGCCGCATCGATCCCCGCCCCGGACCTCGAGCCGCTGCCGGTCGAGGAGGTCTCGTTCACGCCGCCGCCGGTGGTCGAGGCGGCGCCCCCGCCGCCCGGCGGGTGGGAGGTGCCCGGCGCGCACCGGGTGGTGATCCACACGCTCGAGGGGCTGGTGAGGCGCGGCGTGATCGAGGACGCGGCGCTGGACGCGCCCGCGCTGGACCTCGTCGCGCAGGGGCCGCTCCCCGAGCGGATCCCCACCGACAAGGTGAAGGCGATCTTCTTCATGCTGGCGCCGGGCGAGGCCGCGCCGGCGGCGGAGGGGAAGCGCGTGCGCGTCACGTTCCGCGACGGCCGGCAGGTGGCCGGGTTCAGCCCCGACTACCGCGAGGACGGGCCCGGCTTCTTCATGGTCCCGGCGGACACGCGCACCAGCACCGCGCGGATCTGGATCTACCGCTCGGCGGTGCGGCAGGTGGCGGTGAGCTGA
- a CDS encoding YgiQ family radical SAM protein — MARLPVLQGDRARRSAPPGPEAFLPMSPEHLRARGWDGLDVLLVSGDAYVDHPSFGAAVIGRVLEAAGYKVGVVAQPDWRSTAELLRLGRPRLFVGITSGAMDSMVNHYTAHKRRRSDDAYTPAGAAGRRPDRATTVYARLAREAFGPTTPIVLGGIEASLRRIAHYDYWDDRILPSVLVPSGADLLVYGQGEKPILEIARRLASGEDICGLTDVPGTALAVPDLAMAMLEGRDREVLELPPYEEIVLDKRRFAEFSRLYHLEHNEANARILVQRHGRGPALRHVVVNPPMRPPSTEELDRIAELPYVREAHPAYGGAHIPALEQIRWSVQILRGCAAGCAFCCITEHQGRDIASRSEASVLREIATLASKESFRGTVTDVGGATANMWRMECTSEEAHAACRRASCVYPSVCQFFSVDHGPLVDLYEKARKVPGVKHVFVGSGVRYDLAQADEKNGARYLEALVANHVSGQLKVAPEHVCEPVLKVMKKPGVESFERFRKDFERYTRKAGKEQYLVPYFISSHPGASLEEAADLMEYLQANRWKPQQVQDFMPTPMTLASDIFWSGYHPMTGKPVHVTRDMEEKRMQKALLRWGDPANRPLVEKALRKIGRLKPGERLGPGMRPARRGGGRSRPGARGGPGPGRGPR; from the coding sequence ATGGCCCGACTTCCCGTGCTCCAGGGCGACCGCGCCCGCCGCTCCGCGCCGCCCGGCCCGGAGGCGTTCCTGCCCATGTCCCCGGAGCACCTGCGGGCGCGCGGCTGGGACGGGCTGGACGTGCTCCTGGTGAGCGGCGACGCCTACGTCGATCACCCGAGCTTCGGCGCGGCGGTGATCGGGCGCGTCCTGGAGGCGGCCGGCTACAAGGTGGGCGTCGTGGCGCAGCCGGACTGGCGCTCGACCGCCGAGCTCCTGCGGCTGGGCCGTCCGCGGCTGTTCGTGGGGATCACCTCGGGTGCGATGGACTCGATGGTGAACCACTACACCGCCCACAAGCGGCGGCGCTCCGACGACGCGTACACGCCCGCCGGCGCCGCCGGCAGGCGGCCGGATCGCGCCACCACCGTGTACGCCCGCCTGGCGCGCGAGGCGTTCGGGCCCACCACGCCCATCGTGCTCGGCGGCATCGAGGCGTCGCTCCGCCGCATCGCCCACTACGACTACTGGGACGACCGGATCCTGCCCTCGGTGCTGGTCCCGTCCGGCGCCGACCTGCTCGTCTACGGCCAGGGCGAGAAGCCCATCCTCGAGATCGCCCGCCGCCTCGCCTCGGGCGAGGACATCTGCGGCCTCACCGACGTGCCCGGCACCGCGCTCGCCGTGCCCGACCTCGCCATGGCGATGCTGGAGGGGCGCGACCGCGAGGTGCTGGAGCTGCCCCCCTACGAGGAGATCGTCCTCGACAAGCGCCGCTTCGCCGAGTTCAGCCGGCTCTACCACCTCGAGCACAACGAGGCGAACGCGCGCATCCTGGTGCAGCGCCACGGCCGCGGGCCGGCGCTGCGCCACGTGGTGGTGAACCCGCCCATGCGGCCGCCCTCCACCGAGGAGCTGGACCGGATCGCCGAGCTGCCCTACGTCCGCGAGGCCCACCCGGCGTACGGCGGCGCGCACATCCCGGCGCTCGAGCAGATCCGCTGGTCGGTCCAGATCCTGCGCGGGTGCGCGGCCGGCTGCGCGTTCTGCTGCATCACCGAGCACCAGGGGCGCGACATCGCCAGCCGCTCCGAGGCGAGCGTGCTGCGCGAGATCGCGACGCTCGCGAGCAAGGAGAGCTTCCGCGGCACCGTCACCGACGTGGGCGGCGCCACCGCCAACATGTGGCGGATGGAGTGCACCAGCGAGGAGGCGCACGCCGCCTGCCGCCGCGCGAGCTGCGTGTACCCGAGCGTCTGCCAGTTCTTCTCGGTGGACCACGGCCCGCTCGTGGACCTGTACGAGAAGGCGCGGAAGGTGCCCGGCGTGAAGCACGTGTTCGTCGGCTCCGGCGTCCGCTACGACCTCGCCCAGGCCGACGAGAAGAACGGCGCGCGCTACCTCGAGGCGCTCGTCGCGAACCACGTGTCCGGCCAGCTCAAGGTCGCGCCCGAGCACGTCTGCGAGCCGGTGCTGAAGGTGATGAAGAAGCCCGGCGTCGAGTCGTTCGAGCGCTTCCGCAAGGACTTCGAGCGCTACACGAGGAAGGCCGGCAAGGAGCAGTACCTCGTCCCGTACTTCATCTCCTCGCACCCGGGCGCGTCGCTGGAGGAGGCGGCGGATCTCATGGAGTACCTGCAGGCGAACCGCTGGAAGCCGCAGCAGGTGCAGGACTTCATGCCCACGCCCATGACGCTCGCCTCGGACATCTTCTGGTCGGGCTACCACCCGATGACCGGCAAGCCGGTGCACGTGACCCGGGACATGGAGGAGAAGCGCATGCAGAAGGCGCTCCTCCGCTGGGGCGATCCGGCCAACCGGCCGCTCGTCGAGAAGGCGCTCCGGAAGATCGGCCGGCTGAAGCCGGGCGAGCGGCTCGGCCCGGGGATGCGCCCGGCGCGGCGCGGCGGCGGGAGGTCCCGGCCCGGCGCGCGGGGCGGCCCCGGTCCCGGCCGCGGCCCGCGCTAG
- a CDS encoding DUF2059 domain-containing protein: MPQTRPILAAALLSLGIAQAARAADPAPAPAKPAATPAPAAKPSPTAMDLARTLATQETWKRGMDGLTQSVVGQFRGHPGSELSMPKDFQAKARTEIEALLPYEELVNIHARQLSAAYGEAEMKDLLAFYKSPLGQKTLKAMPEVQEKVAVETQQRIEPKLPQVMQKLAKDVKPPAGGAKAPSNPHGAAPAKAAPAKPAQPKK; encoded by the coding sequence ATGCCCCAGACCCGCCCCATCCTCGCCGCCGCCCTCCTGTCCCTCGGGATCGCCCAGGCCGCCCGCGCCGCGGATCCCGCGCCGGCCCCGGCCAAGCCCGCCGCCACGCCCGCCCCCGCCGCGAAGCCGTCGCCCACCGCGATGGACCTGGCGCGCACGCTCGCCACGCAGGAGACGTGGAAGCGCGGGATGGACGGGCTCACGCAGTCCGTCGTCGGCCAGTTCCGCGGCCACCCCGGCTCCGAGCTGAGCATGCCGAAGGACTTCCAGGCGAAGGCGCGCACCGAGATCGAGGCGCTGCTCCCGTACGAGGAGCTGGTGAACATCCACGCCCGCCAGCTCTCGGCCGCGTACGGCGAGGCCGAGATGAAGGACCTGCTCGCGTTCTACAAGTCGCCGCTCGGGCAGAAGACGCTGAAGGCCATGCCCGAGGTGCAGGAGAAGGTGGCGGTGGAGACGCAGCAGCGGATCGAGCCGAAGCTGCCGCAGGTCATGCAGAAGCTCGCGAAGGACGTGAAGCCGCCCGCGGGCGGCGCGAAGGCGCCCTCGAACCCGCACGGCGCCGCGCCGGCCAAGGCCGCGCCCGCGAAGCCGGCGCAGCCCAAGAAGTAG
- a CDS encoding SGNH/GDSL hydrolase family protein, protein MTPPPPLRAGRLVRPAVALAVFLAAGAAPRAAPAPLVYVALGDSTAAGQGGGPGGGYPPRLARRLEGAGLAVKLVNLGVPGATAADLRRDQLPRALEAGPGLVTVGIGINDLVQGRPLRDFARDLEVVADFLRHTRAVVVISSLPDLGDSPSAEGAPAALLRRLDQYNAAIARVAERHGFLVADAFGETRRTVKRLGPAAVFAGDGFHPSAAGYDAWAEALWGPVERALGARLQGRRPPAPAAAGRP, encoded by the coding sequence GTGACCCCGCCGCCCCCCCTCCGCGCCGGGCGCCTCGTGCGCCCGGCGGTCGCGCTCGCCGTGTTCCTCGCCGCCGGCGCCGCCCCCCGTGCCGCGCCGGCCCCGCTCGTCTACGTCGCGCTCGGCGACTCCACCGCCGCCGGGCAGGGCGGCGGCCCGGGCGGCGGCTACCCGCCGCGCCTGGCCCGCCGGCTCGAGGGGGCGGGGCTCGCGGTGAAGCTCGTGAACCTGGGCGTCCCGGGCGCGACCGCCGCCGACCTGCGCCGCGATCAGCTCCCGCGCGCCCTCGAGGCGGGCCCCGGCCTCGTCACGGTCGGCATCGGGATCAACGACCTCGTGCAGGGGCGGCCGCTCCGCGACTTCGCGCGCGACCTCGAGGTGGTGGCGGACTTCCTCCGGCACACGCGCGCCGTGGTGGTGATCTCCAGCCTGCCCGACCTGGGCGACTCGCCGTCGGCCGAGGGCGCGCCCGCGGCGCTCCTGCGCCGGCTCGACCAGTACAACGCCGCCATCGCGCGGGTGGCGGAGCGGCACGGGTTCCTGGTGGCGGACGCGTTCGGCGAGACGCGACGGACCGTGAAGCGGCTCGGCCCCGCGGCGGTGTTCGCCGGCGACGGCTTCCACCCGTCGGCGGCCGGCTACGACGCCTGGGCCGAGGCGCTGTGGGGGCCGGTGGAGCGGGCGCTCGGCGCGCGGCTGCAGGGCCGCCGGCCTCCCGCGCCGGCCGCGGCCGGGCGGCCGTGA